In Chitinophagaceae bacterium C216, the genomic stretch AGAGACCTGTTTGTAAGAATACAGGTACACGCCCCAACACATCGTGACCTAGACGGATCTTGGTTCCGAGCTTTCGACTTCGGACGTTGGGAGTATTGGGCCAGCAATGCCGACTCTGGCTGGGGTCCATGGGGCACACAAACAGGATGGACACAATCCTGGGTATTGAATGCATTAATTACTGGATTGAAAAATACCAACTACTGGGACACTACGAAAAGCACATTTGACACAGAGGCTTTCCGCCTAACATTCACAGAAACTTTAAACATTATGTTGAAATGAAAAATTAATTCTTATGACATTGTATTCCAGACTCGCAAAACTCATTGTGCCGATTGTGCTATGCCTGGTAGGCGTGGCCTGTTCTCGTGACCCCAAAATTGGAAGTTACGGCGATCCTTCACCGGCTTCGATTTACAATCTCCGCCGTGTTCAGGTTCAAGATCAGATTGTACTAGGAGAAACCGCCATCAGAGCAGTGGTAGTTTCCGACGCTAACGGTGGTAATTTCCCCGGCAACAGATTAATAGTACAAGACCTAACACAGGATGCCGCCATTAACATTGAATTGAAAGAAAGCTCCCATCAGTTTACTAAAAACGATATCGTCGTACTTAACCTAAAAGGAGCCATTCTGAAACGAATTGGAGGAGATTTGTGGGTAACCAATCTATCCTCATCACAAATCACAAGCACAGGCGAGCAACAAAGTCTCATGCCCAAATCCACCAATATTGCAGCATTGCTTGCCAATGCAAAATACTGGGGACCTATGCTGGTTAAATTGGAAAAAATCACTCTCGATAGCGAGAGCAATAAGCTCAACGGCAAAATTTTAATTGACGATGAAATTGCCGAAATGTATGCCTCCTTTGCCAACAACTCCGTATTTGCCACTATCGATAACCCCGGCTTTGTACAATCATTGGTGGGATTGGCGTCATTTACCGATAATGAATTACTCTTCTATCTAAGAGACTTGGAGGACATCAAAGTAGGAGTAGACGAACTACTTGAAGACTTTGAGCTTTCATACAACACCAACTACGATCGAAAAGTAATGACCTTTATCACAGGTCAATGGATTATTGACGGTGGTATTACAGCAAATACAGCCGCAGATCCCAAAAACGGTAGACAAAGTATCCGCCTACAAGGTACTGTGGGTAACAACGTGCGTAACGGTATCATTGAAATGAATTTTGATCTGAAAGGAGTAAAATCCATCTCTGTATCCCACGGCATCTACCCTGCTACAGCCGAATTAGGAAACGTTAATCCCACTGTATTCACTGTAGAGATTTCAAAAGACGGTGGAGCCACTTATACTCCATTAGGTACAGTTGAAGTGGATACCCAATATTCAGGATTAAAAACAACCACATTCCCCGTAAACGCCACCTTTAATGAAGCAGTGCGTTTCCGCGTGGTAAACACTTCCATTCCTTTCGCAAACAACAACAAACCTCGTATTAACATAGATGATATCCACTTTAAATTTTAATTGACTGAAATATGAGCAAACTTTTTAGAAATATATACATCCTATGCTATTGTTTGCTTTTGACGAACATTAGCATAGCTCAAAACGGTACAACAATTACCGGTATAGTAATGGATGAAGAAGGTAAAGCCCTCAAAGACGTAAGCGTTACTATTAATGGTACTGCTGCGGGCACCAAGACCAATGATGAAGGAAGATTCACACTACATAGCAACGCGTCTCAGGGCAGTATAACTTTTTCTTATGTTGGCTATAAAACAGAAGTAAGAACTTTTTCAGGCAATGCTCAGATTAATCTGGTATTAACTGCCGACAAAAAGGCGCTGGATGAAGTAGTAGTGGTAGGTTATGGTACACAGCGCAAAGCCAATTTGACTGGTGCCGTTGAACAAATTACCGACGAAGCCTTAAAAAACAGGCCTCTAACCAACCTGTCGCAAGGCTTACAGGGTTTGATACCTAACCTAAACCTTACACCTCCCGATGGTCGTCCCAGTACTTCTGCAACTTTTAACGTACGTGGGGTAACATCAATCGGACAGGGAGGAGAAGCATTAGTATTGATTGACGGAGTGGAAGGCAATCCTGCACTCATCAACCCACAGGATATTGCATCCATTACTGTTTTGAAAGATGCAGCTTCATCTGCGATCTATGGTGCAAGAGGTGCGTTTGGAGTGATTTTGATTACTACCAAAAATCCGCAAAATGAAAAACTGCAGATCAACTACACTTCTAACTACTCCATCAAGAAACCAACTTATATTCCAGAGTTTGTAACTGACGGGTACACTTGGGCTTCTATGTTTAATGAAGCATTTGCAAGTTGGAATAACTACGCCAGCTATCCGCAAAATGTCAACAAAACGCTGCCATTCTCTCAGGAGTACTTGCAGGAGTTGAAACGCAGGTCAGAAGATCCTTCTCTACCTCGTGTAGAAGTAGATCCTGTAACCGGCCAGTATGTATATTACGATAGTCACAACTGGTTTAAGGATCTGTATAAAAGCAACACACAGTCCATTGATCAGGGCATAACTGTATCCGGTAAAAGCAATAGAACAAGCTATTTATTATCGGGACATTACTTTAATCAACCAGGCCTGTTTCGATATAATTCTGATGATTACAAAATGTATAATGTACGCTCCAAAGGAAGCTTAGATGTATTCCCTTGGTTGACCGTCTCAAACAACACCGACTTCTCCAAAGTAATCTATCATATTCCCATGAACGTTGGAGAAACTGGCGGTATATGGAGAAATATCGTGGCAGAAGGTCACCCCATGGTACCTCTGTATAACCCCGACGGAACACTTACCTACTCCGCCGCTTATACCGTGGGAGACTACGCTTATGGTAAAAACGGAATGGACTATGACAAAAACATATTCCGTAATACAGCATCATTTAATGCAAGATTCTTCAATAATGCTTTAAACATAAAAGGAGATTTTACTTATCAAATTACCAATAACAATGAAACACGCAGACGCGTTCCGGTACCTTACAGTCGTATTCCGGGCGTAATCGAATACCTGGGTAACGCGTATAACGATATGCGTGTTATCAAGCGCAGTACAGAATATATAGCTTCTAACCTTTATGGTGAATTTGAGAAAAAATTCAAAAGACACTATTTAAAAACCTTGCTGGGTTATAACTATGAGCTCAGCACCTATAAACGTGTGGGTACTGAACGTAATGGTTTGATTTACGCTGATGCAGAAGACCTGAACTTGGCCTTAGGCGAATCCATGACAATTACTGGCGGATACGAACAATGGAACATAATGGGAGGATTCTTCAGAGTGAACTATAGCTATGACGATCGTTATCTGCTCGAAATAAACGGCCGTTACGATGGTTCTTCTAAATTCCCTGCACATGAGCGCTTTGCATTTTTCCCTTCCATTTCTGCGGGATGGCGCTTAACTAAGGAGCCTTACTGGAATATTTCCAGAGACCTAATCTCTGACTTAAAACTGAGAGCTTCCTATGGTTCTTTAGGAAACGGAAATATCAGTTCCTATGTATTCCAAGAACAACTCTCCTTGTCTAAAATGACACGCATTATTGAAGGCGTACAAAATCCAAGCACCAGTGCACCGGCTGTATTACCTGCTGGTCTTACTTGGGAAACCGCTACAACAGCCAACTTTGGTCTGGACTTAGGACTCTTCAACAATAAGTTGTTGATTAATGCAGACTACTATCAGCGTAAAACCATCAATATGTTTACTACAGGTCCTGAACTACCTGCGGTATTTGGTGCAGCTTCTCCCAGAGGCAACTATGCAGATCTGATGACTAAAGGTTTTGAGCTTAGTGTAAGCTATCGTGATCGCTTCCTGCTGGCGGAAAAACCCTTCAACTACAATATCAGAGCTATTCTATCCGATAATAAATCTACCATTCTCAAATACAACAACAGCCGCAAACTGTTGAGCGATTACTACGAAGGACAAACACTGGGTGAAATATGGGGATATGTAACTGACGGATTCTTCGTTTCTGAAGAGCAGATTCGTACTTCAGCCAATCAATCGCTATTCCTTTCTACTGCTGCAGGTGTTTGGCGCGTAGGAGATATTAAGTTTAAAGATCTAAATAACGACGGGGTTATCGATTACGGAGACAACACTGTAAATAATCCTGGTGATAAAGTGATTATCGGTAATTCGTCGCCACGATATCGCTTTGGATTGAACCTTTCTGCCGATTGGAATCGTTTATTCTTCTCTGCATTCATTCAAGGTGTAGGAAAAAGAGATTGGTATCCGAGCCGCGGTGCCAACACTTTCTGGGGACAGTATAATGCACCTTACGGGCATCCTCCAGTTTCACAAATAGGCAATATCTGGTCCGAAGATAATCCCAATGCATACTTCCCTCGCTATACTGCTTATTTGGCATGGACAGCAGGTGGTGTACTTCGTGAAGTACAAACCCGTTATCTACAGAATGCAGCATACGTACGCTTAAAGAATATTCAGCTGGGTTATAATCTGCCTGATCAATGGTTACGCAAAGCTGGTATTAAAGGTGCCAGTGTATATGTATCAGGAGAAAACCTTTATACCTACTCACCTATGTTCAAGTATACCAAGAACAATATCGATCCAGAAAACGTTTCGGAGTCCGATCAGTTGCTGGGTGATGGTAACCAAGGTGACGGGTTTAACTATCCCATGTTGAAGAGTGTATCGTTCGGTTTATCAATAACATTCTAAGGTGTGTTATGAAATAGCTCTCGGTATGAGTTATTCCATTCAAAACCATTAAAACAAAAAGCAGATGAAAAATATTATCACAATAATAGGTGCAACAACATTACTCTTTGCATCATGCAATAAATTAGATCAGATTCCTAAATCCACTGTGAGCAAAGAAGCTGTATTCAATAGCGAAGCAGGTCTGAAACTTTATACCAACTCTTTCTACACCTTATTGCCCACATCCAATGACATTTTGAAAGGAGACAATATGGGCGACTTTGTAGCCAGAAAAGATGTTCCTGACTTTTTCCGTGCCGGAGCTTTCGGTCCGGCACAAAGTACAGGGTGGACCTGGACAAGTTTAAGAAACATCAACTATTTCTTGGAAAATAATAATTCTTCTAGTGTAAGTGAGGCTGTGCGTAATAACTACAATGGTATTGCACGCTTGTTCCGCGCGCTATTTTACTTCGAAAAAGTAAAACGCTTTGGCGATGTTCCTTGGATCAATCGCACATTATCTACTAATGATGAATTATTATACAGTGGTCGTGATCCGCGTGCACTAGTAATGGATTCGGTGTTAAATGATCTTAACTATGCTATTGAAAATATATCGGCTGCATCTGAAGCTACCAGAACACGCATAACACGTACTGTAGCTCAAGCACTCAAGTCTCGTATTTGCTTATTTGAAGGCACTTACAGAAAGTATCATACAGAACTAAATCTTCAGTCTACAGCCAATCGTTGGTTGCAGGAAGCGGCAGATGCTGCCCAAGCCGTAATCAACTCCAATTTGTATTCTCTGGCAAATATTACGGATATAGAGAATGGATACCGCAACCTGTTTATCAGCACATCTGTCAATTCCGAAACCTTGCTCTGTATTGCTTACAGTCAAGAGCTGGGAGTATTTCATGATGCCAACTGGTATTATACAAGTGCAACGGCAGGTGATCGCTTGAGCTTTACTCGTAAGTTCATCAACACCTACCTGCGCTCTGACGGTACACCATTTACCGACTTACCTGATTATAAGACTCAAACTTTCATGAGCGAGACTAAAAATAGAGACAAACGTTTAAATCAAACCATCCGCACTCAAGGATATACCCGCATCAACGGAACACAAACCGTAAACGTGCCACCGCAATTCTCGCAAACCTATACGGGATACCAGCCCGCAAAATGGGTAAACCCCGACATGGGCTTGGATGGAGGTTCGCGTAATGCATCCAATATTCCTATCATTCGCTATGCAGAAGTATTACTAAACTACGCTGAAGCAAAAGCCGAATTAGGAACACTCACTGATGAAGACTGGGCCAATACCATTGGTCAGTTAAGAAAAAGAGGAGGCATTACCGGAGGTCTGAGCACTAAACCTACACAAGCTGATAATTATATACGTCAAAATTATTTCCCCAATATATCAGATCCTGTTATTCTGGAAGTAAGAAGAGAACGTGGAATTGAACTGGCATTAGAAGGTTTTCGTTTTTACGACATCATTCGTTGGAAACGTGGCGAGCTATTTACCGATACTTGGAACGGTATGTATGTTCCAGCCTTAAACACAATGATGGACTTGAATGAAGATGGCGTAAACGATGTATATTTCTACACCGAACGTCCTTCCAATATGCAATCAGGAGTAATCTATATTAACGTTGCACCTGAAGTAAATGGACAACCCAATAATATGATTCTGTCCGAGACAAATAAAGGAGAAATTCAGTGGATGAACACCATTCCGAGAGTATGGAACGACCGTATGTACTTATATCCTATCCCGCTGAATGATTTGACACTAAATCCTAACCTCAAACAAAATCCAAACTGGTAATCTTAAAAACAAAAAGAACATGAAATTCGTATTCAATATTTGTTTTTCGCTATTATTAATTTCAGGATATAGTTGTTCAAAAAGCAACAATGATAGTAAAGCCGGCTCTGATTCGAGTAATATCCTGAAAGTAATGACCTATAATATTCATATAGCAAATCCTCCATCTGCCCCTAATGTGGTGGATGTAGAGGCTATTGCCAAAGTAATTAATAATGTAAAACCTGATTTAGTTGCCCTACAGGAAGTGGATCGTTTTACCGACCGTTCCGGTAAAGACCTGGATCAGGCGAAGAAGCTGGCTGAGTTAACTGGCATGGAGTATAGATTCTTTAAAGCCATTGACCGTTCCAACGGTGAATATGGTTTAGCAATTCTTTCTCGTTTTGCCATTGAAGAGTCTCAGGTATTTTCACTCCCTGTAGAACAGGGAACTGGCGCTGAGCTAAGAGCATTAGGTTTGGTACGTGTAAAGTACAAAAACGACCAGGAACTGATTTTTGCTACTACTCACCTGGATCATCTCGCCGATGCCAATCGCGAACTGCAATCCAAAGAAATACTAAAAGCCTTCAAAAGCTATCAGAAATATCCTATTATTCTAGGAGGTGATTTTAACATGAATCAGTCCAATACTACATGGAATACCTTAAAGCTGGCTTTTAATGTACCTTGCACTATGTGTCCACCCACCCACTCGGCTAGCAATCCTCAAACCGCGATTGACTATATTATACTAAACAATGTTGCGAAAAACGTTTTTACTGTAAAATCTTATAACACGTATCCCGAGACATATGCTTCGGATCATTTACCTGTAGTTGTAGAATTGAAATATTAAATATATGACACAAATTGATTTTGGGAAGAGAGCACTCTTGTACGAGAATTATTTATTGGAGAAGGTAATGCCGTTTTGGATGGAGCATTCCATCGATAAGGAATACGGTGGTTATTTTACTTGCCTGGATCGGAAAGGACAGGTTTATGATCAGGATAAATTCATGTGGCTGCAGTGTCGTCAGGTATGGACATTGTCAATGTTGTACAATAATCTCGAGAAAAATGAAGCATGGTTGGATGCAGCCTTAAAAGGTGCCGAGTTCTTAATCAAACACGGTCGCGATGAAAATAAAGACTGGTATTTTGCACTGGATCGGGCCGGTAAGCCATTAGTGCAGCCTTATAATATCTTTTCAGATTGTTTTGCAACCATGGCTTTTGCTCAGTTGTATAAAGCCACAGGAAACCCCGAACATGCAACTATAGCCAAAGAAACCTTTGAGCGGATTTTACAAAGAAGAGATAATCCTAAAGGCAAATACTTAAAACAGATTCCGGAGAATCGCCAACTAAAAGGATTCTCATTACCAATGATCTTATGCAATCTGGTACTAGAAATTGAGCATTTGCTAGAACCCCAGTTAGTACAAGAAACACTGAATTACGGAGTGAATGAAGTACTAAATGTATTTTATAAAAAAAACCTGGGACTGATTTTAGAAAACGTAGCTCCGGATGGAAGCTTTGTAGATTGCTTCGAAGGGCGCCTCATCAATCCGGGCCATGGACTAGAATCTATGTGGTTTGTAATGGATGTTGCAAAGAAACTGAATGACGATACTCTCATTCAGAAATGCGTTGATATAAGTTTGCAACTCCTCAACTACGGTTGGGATCAGCAATACGGTGGTATCTTTTATTTTCTGGATGTAAAAGGGTATCCTCCACAACAATTGGAATGGGATCAAAAACTTTGGTGGGTACATCTAGAATCTTTGATCACAGCACTGAAAGGATATCAATTAACCGGCAATCAAGATTGCCTGAAGTGGTATGAGAAATTACACGATTATACATGGTCGCATTTTGTAGATGAAGAATACGGAGAAATGTATGGGTATTTGAACCGCCGTGGAGAAGTACTGTTGGAGCTAAAGGGTGGAAAATGGAAAGGCTGCTTCCATGTACCAAGAGCACTTTATCAGCTAGCAAAGCTGGCACATACAATTAATAACGACCCTTCCAAAGGGAAATAAAAATAATCTAAATGGAGGTAGATAAACAACAAAATGGTTCTGTGCAAAAATCAGGGTATCTATTACCACTTTGCGCTTTAGCTGTTCTGTATTTCCTAATGGGATTTACAACTGTGTTAAACGACACCTTGGTACCCTTCTTTAAACAGGGATTTAATTTAACATACTCCCAATCATCGCTGGTACAGTTCTACTTTTACCTCACCTACGGCCTTATATCCATACCTGCAGGAAAGCTTGTAGGAGCAATTGGGTATAAAAAGGGAATGGTGGTGGGCTTCTGTGTGGCTGCATTGGGATCCTTCCTTTTTTATCCGGCTTCACAGTTCCACCACTATGCATTGTTTTTGGCAGCATTATTTGTAATTGCCATAGGCATTGTGACGTTGCAGGTTTCTGCAAATCCTTACATCACTGATTTGGGAGCGGAGTCCAGTGCTGCATCACGCCTTACGCTTATTCAGGGTGTGGGTTCCATCGGCACTACGCTCGCTCCTGTTTTCGGGGCACACTTTATTCTATCGCGCTTAGAAGCCGCTCCCGATCAAGCCTCGGGTGTATTGGTAAAGCCCTACTTGATGATTGCATCTACCCTATTATTGGTAGGCATCATTGTGTATTTGCTAAAACTCCCTCAAGTAACTAGTAGCATTAGCCATAAAGATAATAAAGGTATTCTCGAAATCATTCGGCAACATCCTAATCTCAAATTTGGCATCCTAGGTATTTTTTGCTATGTAGGAGCTGAGGTAGCAATAGGAACCTACCTTACTAATTATGTTGCAGATGTTTTGCATATCACAGAACACAAAGCCAATGTATATGTATCTTATTATTGGGGAGGCATGTTGGTAGGCCGCCTGATTGGGGCTTATATATTACGCTTCTTTAAAACCCAAAATGTACTGGCTGTAATCGCTCTTATAGCAATAGTATTGATTTTAGGATCGGTGTTAAGCAGTGGTAATATCGCAGTGTGGCTGATGATTGCAGTAGGATTGTGCAATTCGATAATGTTTGCATCGATATTTTCCCTTTCGGTGAGAGGACTAGGAGCTTCTACCGGCAAAGCTTCTGGGTTGCTTTCTACTGCTATACTTGGCGGTGCTATCATCACCTACTTCCAGGCAGTACTAAAAGATAACCTGACATGGGGCATATCATTCTTAATCCCTGCCCTATGTTATCTTTATATCTTCCTTTACGGTTGGAAATTAAGTCAGAAAACAGCACCTACAACATAACTTTTTTCTTCTAATAGGGTTCAATAGTCACAAGCGAGGCTTTTGCCTCGCTTTTTCACTTCTATTGCTTTATGGGCTTATACCCCTAAGCCTCCCATTACTTCAAGCTCCTGCCCCCGCTGTGGCATGCCATCAATAATAGGCATCGCTTTCATGATAAGAGCCCGAACATTTTCATCTTGCAGCGAATGGTCATGATCCTCTTTGCTATCCCAAACCTCTGTAACATATACGGAATTCTCGTCAGCGGGATCTTTACTCACCGCATAGATATGACAACCTTTTACTTGAGACAACAGTTGAGCAGCCTGCAATAAGATATCTCTTAAAGTATCCACATGACCAGGCTTTGCCGTAATCTTGCCGTGTAGTAAGTACTTAGTAGCCATAATAAAAGTTTGGAGGTAAATAATAAACTGCTTTCTTATTCATTTATTCTGAATAAGTAAGTTCTATTTCGTGAAGTATAGGGATACCATCATACCCCACAAGAGGAATAGAAGGCTTTATTTTCCGAGCGTCTTCTATTGCGTTCAAATGAATGGCCGTAATCGTAAAGCCTCGCTTCTGATAAAACCGTAAAGCACGAGTGTTATCATTAGTCGTAGCCAGCCAAAGCTTTTTATGATGTCCACTCTTATAAAAATCAATAATAGCTGCTACAAGTGCAGTGCTTACTCCGTGTCCTTCCGAAAAACTATCCAAAGAAACGATTTCTATTGCTTCATTCTCTATGGTAAATGTGAGCAAACCCTTAATATCATTATCTTCTATATACAAAAAAGATTCCAGATCAGCCACTCTATGTTTTTTGCCCCGTGAAATCATAAAATCCGAGCCCCACCGCTCCAGAAAAAGTTGTCGGATTTTGCATTTAAACTGTTCCTCCGCTAATTGAATCATAATTTACCGTTCTCAAAACCCTTCTAACGATTCAAATACTCTTCCATTAAACAAATCTACCCTCTTAATATTTTTTCCATCTTCTTTCCTTTAGCTAGCTCATCCACTAGTTTGTCTAGATAACGCACTTTTCGGGTAAGAGGGTTCTCAATTTCCTCAATACGATAACCACATATCACCCCAGTAATTAACTGTGCATTAGGATGTAGCCGAGCCCTTTCAAAAAAAGTTTTGAAAGTTACTTTTTCATCAATTAGCTGCTGCAGATGTTTTTCGCTAAATCCGGTAAGCCATTCGATAACCTGATGCAATTCTTCCTTGGTTCTACCCTTACGTTCGATCTTGGTTACATAATGCGGGTAAACCGAAGCAAACGTCATACTCGCAATACGCTCATGGTGTTTATCATTGTTATTCATAAAATATGTTTTAAAATGCAAGTAAAAACAGTTTCTAAATTATTTCTTCTTTTGGCACTAAGGTGCTAATTAATCGCTACCACTAACCCCACAGATAATATTTGTAAATATGTAGTAAATAATAATAAAAAGAAGAGCCAAAAATTTAGTAAAAGAATTATTATCAATAATAAATGATGATAATTAGATTTATGAGGAAAATCTACTTAAATCCAATATATAATCTGATATTCGACGAACCTCACTTTGAGAAAAAATGGGATCAAGATAGGTTATAAAACCAATCAATTCATCCAAAGTTAAGACTTTAACATGCTGAAACTCCTCTTTGGGTTTTGAGTTAATCATGACGATGATATTCCTCAACGGTATCTTTCTATCACCCCAATGATGTTTTGAAAGACTATGAACAATACCTTGATTTAGGATTCTATAAAAAGCAAAATTTGCACGCTTTACTTGCTGAACAGGAGAATACAAATCTAGATTATGTAGAGACTTTTTGCTCCAGTTTTTCGTTTCAATGAGAAATACCCCCGATGGAGCAACCAAAAGATGATCTATCTGAATAGACTGAATATAATTTTTTTCAAGATGATTATAAATAGGATTATGAAACAACAACTTAAAATCATTTATAAGTACATACTCATCCGACAATGTTTCAAGCGTCTTTACAACTTTAAATTCTCCTAATGCTCCATGGATATAGCTTTCTAGACCGCTTATAATATTATATTTATATTCAAGGCTCATCAAAGACTCCGCAGCACTCTCCATAACAGCATTATCAAAGTTCTGACGAATATATTGGAGCCTATCCATTTTTTCTTGATGAACCTGTACGGATGTCTCAATAAATTCTTCAACCTTTTTATTGATATTCTTTTCCAAGCGTAATACCTTCCACTTATAAAGTATTTTTTGGGGCCATCGGATAATTTTTTCAATTGGACTGGATGCTGAAAAATTCGAAGAAAATATCGTTTTACTTTTTAATTCCAATATTTCCTTTTGTAGTTGCTGCTCATAATTATTACGATCCTTTTCTATTATATCCTCCATATAGGATATATGAGAAATTAACTCCTCTTTTTCTTTTTCAATTTTTCGTTGATGCTGGGAAATAATGTTTTGTCGTAATGACGGAAAATTTTTCTGAAACTGAATAACCTCTCTTAGTGATTTAAATTCAGAAATATTACATTCATGAAGATGTTTCTTTATGGCAGTTAGGCAAGCAACAGAATTGTAAACCTTACACATACTCTTTCGAAAAACAGACGGAATAAATATTAGGTCGCTCCTAATTATTATAACTCCAAGTACTACCTCACATCCATTACTATATCATTCAAATATAAACTTTTAATTCAAAAGTGTATAAAACCGCTAGCCGAATACAAAAGCAAAAAGCCGCTATAATATAGCGGCCTATTTAAAATGCGTTAAGGAATTTACCATTTTTCTACTTCTTCATGGCTGGCGCTAGAAGCACCGCTATCAGAAGATTTAGGTGCCACATTCTCCACCAGTTTTTCATCGTTGCTAGGATCTTCCAGAGGTTTTTCCTCAACGATAGTAGGAGAAGGTGCTACATAACCACCGGTTGCCGGTATGGGAGACTGCTCATCATCATATTCATGATTGAAAGCGTCAAAATCAAAATCCGGCATCAGCTCGGTTTTTACGTAATCCACGGCTTCATTTAAAGCCTTAAGAAATTTATTAAAATCTTCTTTGTAAAGGAATACCTTATGTCTATCGTATCCATTATCATCGAACCGTTTGCGGCTCTCTGTAATTGTAAGATAGTAATCGTTTCCTTTGGTAGCCCTTACATCAAAAAAATAGGTTCTTCTTTTTCCTGCACGAAGCCTTTTGCTATAAATGGCTTCCAGTTTTTTTTCGTTGTTTCCGTTCTCCACTGTTAGAAAGATTTACTTTAAACAAGTTTTTATGAGCAAACAAATATAAGTATGTTTTTGAAAAAACAAGAAATTTGTTATAAATAGTTTAATTTTCTTTACTGGTTTATTTTCCGCCCGTTAGCGTAATAAATTCTTATAAATTACCCCTTTTTGATGGGATTTTGAATTGCATATTTATAAAAAAATCTGCACTTTTCCTTTGGCAAATCATACAAAAATATTCATTATTCAAAAAAATAGCATATCTATTAACAGAAATCCGCCCCCGGAAAGCTATAGTGCTTACCGAAAGTCGGATCTAAAGATATATGTAGATAGCTCTTAGAGGTTGTATCCCAAGCTGATGTAATACAGTCCACCTACTCTCGGATTCCCAAAGGCGCTGTAATAGTACTTATTCAAAACATTGGAACCTCCCAACTTGATGATAATTTTAGCTGGCAGAATACGATAAGATACTTGAGCATCCAGTGTACCATAGGCCGGTATAGGCCCTGAACCAAATGTACCCTGCCAGTCTACTTTATCCTGCCATCTGTACAATACATTAAAGCCAAGGTTTCGAGTAACCGCCTCATTCGACACACTGATATTGTAACGATATTTTGGAGTATTAAAGAACGCAATAAAACCGTCGGGTACATCCTTCAGCACATCACTGGAGAAGTTAGCCGCTAAGGTATAACCCTTATAAAATCTATATTCTCCGCCGATGCCCCAACCGTAAGATGTCACATTCACATCGGTATTGGTAACAAATGAAAAATTCTCAGAGGTAAATGGGCTTGCCAAATCCACAGCCGCATTCGCCGGATTGCCGC encodes the following:
- the bfce gene encoding Cellobiose 2-epimerase, which gives rise to MTQIDFGKRALLYENYLLEKVMPFWMEHSIDKEYGGYFTCLDRKGQVYDQDKFMWLQCRQVWTLSMLYNNLEKNEAWLDAALKGAEFLIKHGRDENKDWYFALDRAGKPLVQPYNIFSDCFATMAFAQLYKATGNPEHATIAKETFERILQRRDNPKGKYLKQIPENRQLKGFSLPMILCNLVLEIEHLLEPQLVQETLNYGVNEVLNVFYKKNLGLILENVAPDGSFVDCFEGRLINPGHGLESMWFVMDVAKKLNDDTLIQKCVDISLQLLNYGWDQQYGGIFYFLDVKGYPPQQLEWDQKLWWVHLESLITALKGYQLTGNQDCLKWYEKLHDYTWSHFVDEEYGEMYGYLNRRGEVLLELKGGKWKGCFHVPRALYQLAKLAHTINNDPSKGK
- a CDS encoding SusD-like protein P2; this translates as MKNIITIIGATTLLFASCNKLDQIPKSTVSKEAVFNSEAGLKLYTNSFYTLLPTSNDILKGDNMGDFVARKDVPDFFRAGAFGPAQSTGWTWTSLRNINYFLENNNSSSVSEAVRNNYNGIARLFRALFYFEKVKRFGDVPWINRTLSTNDELLYSGRDPRALVMDSVLNDLNYAIENISAASEATRTRITRTVAQALKSRICLFEGTYRKYHTELNLQSTANRWLQEAADAAQAVINSNLYSLANITDIENGYRNLFISTSVNSETLLCIAYSQELGVFHDANWYYTSATAGDRLSFTRKFINTYLRSDGTPFTDLPDYKTQTFMSETKNRDKRLNQTIRTQGYTRINGTQTVNVPPQFSQTYTGYQPAKWVNPDMGLDGGSRNASNIPIIRYAEVLLNYAEAKAELGTLTDEDWANTIGQLRKRGGITGGLSTKPTQADNYIRQNYFPNISDPVILEVRRERGIELALEGFRFYDIIRWKRGELFTDTWNGMYVPALNTMMDLNEDGVNDVYFYTERPSNMQSGVIYINVAPEVNGQPNNMILSETNKGEIQWMNTIPRVWNDRMYLYPIPLNDLTLNPNLKQNPNW
- a CDS encoding TonB-dependent receptor P26; the encoded protein is MSKLFRNIYILCYCLLLTNISIAQNGTTITGIVMDEEGKALKDVSVTINGTAAGTKTNDEGRFTLHSNASQGSITFSYVGYKTEVRTFSGNAQINLVLTADKKALDEVVVVGYGTQRKANLTGAVEQITDEALKNRPLTNLSQGLQGLIPNLNLTPPDGRPSTSATFNVRGVTSIGQGGEALVLIDGVEGNPALINPQDIASITVLKDAASSAIYGARGAFGVILITTKNPQNEKLQINYTSNYSIKKPTYIPEFVTDGYTWASMFNEAFASWNNYASYPQNVNKTLPFSQEYLQELKRRSEDPSLPRVEVDPVTGQYVYYDSHNWFKDLYKSNTQSIDQGITVSGKSNRTSYLLSGHYFNQPGLFRYNSDDYKMYNVRSKGSLDVFPWLTVSNNTDFSKVIYHIPMNVGETGGIWRNIVAEGHPMVPLYNPDGTLTYSAAYTVGDYAYGKNGMDYDKNIFRNTASFNARFFNNALNIKGDFTYQITNNNETRRRVPVPYSRIPGVIEYLGNAYNDMRVIKRSTEYIASNLYGEFEKKFKRHYLKTLLGYNYELSTYKRVGTERNGLIYADAEDLNLALGESMTITGGYEQWNIMGGFFRVNYSYDDRYLLEINGRYDGSSKFPAHERFAFFPSISAGWRLTKEPYWNISRDLISDLKLRASYGSLGNGNISSYVFQEQLSLSKMTRIIEGVQNPSTSAPAVLPAGLTWETATTANFGLDLGLFNNKLLINADYYQRKTINMFTTGPELPAVFGAASPRGNYADLMTKGFELSVSYRDRFLLAEKPFNYNIRAILSDNKSTILKYNNSRKLLSDYYEGQTLGEIWGYVTDGFFVSEEQIRTSANQSLFLSTAAGVWRVGDIKFKDLNNDGVIDYGDNTVNNPGDKVIIGNSSPRYRFGLNLSADWNRLFFSAFIQGVGKRDWYPSRGANTFWGQYNAPYGHPPVSQIGNIWSEDNPNAYFPRYTAYLAWTAGGVLREVQTRYLQNAAYVRLKNIQLGYNLPDQWLRKAGIKGASVYVSGENLYTYSPMFKYTKNNIDPENVSESDQLLGDGNQGDGFNYPMLKSVSFGLSITF